One segment of Ipomoea triloba cultivar NCNSP0323 chromosome 12, ASM357664v1 DNA contains the following:
- the LOC115999101 gene encoding zinc finger BED domain-containing protein RICESLEEPER 1-like: MLSCALKFKEAFKMLQDRDPFFDSCPSEADWDNVSKVCSILEAFWIATHVISGCEYPTSNLFLQEVQKIKSALDGRVDDEDSFIRNLVLIMKMKFDKYWGECNLLMAIGAVFDPTKKMLAVEFCFPRLYSSKEAAENISKVKEIINTLYEEYVAKSINQGIFTSPAGSSMAFESQVSHQSSTHTWDDFDAYCAQVETAEPKRSELVDYLEKGRLKKNELPSDFSCLDWWKMNRMQYPILSRMAADILAIPVTSVASEATFSAGTRVIDSYRASLLPETVQALLCGGDWLRHIHGVTKNKKDKSYQEIYLPLSNS; the protein is encoded by the exons ATGTTAAGTTGTGCACTTAAGTTCAAAGAAGCTTTTAAGATGCTACAAGATCGTGATCCATTCTTTGACAGTTGTCCATCGGAAGCTGATTGGGATAATGTTAGCAAAGTTTGCTCAATATTAGAGGCTTTTTGGATAGCAACTCACGTAATTTCAG GTTGTGAGTACCCAACTTCAAATTTATTTCTTCAGGAAGTTCAAAAAATCAAATCAGCATTGGATGGTCGTGTAGATGATGAAGATTCCTTTATTCGAAATTTGGTTCTGATAATGAAGATGAAGTTTGATAAATATTGGGGTGAGTGTAATTTGTTGATGGCTATAGGTGCTGTATTTgatccaacaaaaaaaatgctTGCAGTTGAATTTTGTTTTCCTAGACTTTATTCTAGTAAGGAAGCTGCAGAAAATATTTCAAAAGTGAAGGAGATCATTAATACTCTTTATGAAGAGTATGTTGCTAAATCAATCAACCAAGGAATTTTTACAAGTCCGGCAG GTTCTTCAATGGCTTTTGAGAGCCAAGTCAGCCACCAAAGTTCTACACATACTTGGGATGATTTTGATGCATATTGTGCACAAGTTGAGACTGCAGAACCTAAAAGATCAGAGTTAGTGGACTATTTAGAAAAAGGGCGTCTTAAAAAGAATGAGCTTCCTAGTGACTTTTCTTGTTTGGACTGGTGGAAGATGAATAGAATGCAGTATCCAATACTGTCAAGAATGGCGGCAGATATTTTAGCTATACCTGTTACTAGTGTGGCTTCAGAAGCAACGTTTAGTGCTGGAACAAGGGTAATTGATTCTTATCGTGCATCATTGTTACCGGAAACAGTACAAGCTTTACTTTGTGGGGGTGATTGGCTTCGACATATACACGGAGTTACCAAAAATAaa aaagATAAATCGTACCAAGAAATTTATCTACCTTTATCCAACTCATGA
- the LOC115999099 gene encoding uncharacterized protein LOC115999099 — MLFSIQLKPCLLKYSSFCRGKNRVLIKSTKGIFDEGADPYFPLCVKSRRQKSLAISIRSKTSLESDSDLDGHANHQQSHEAPKEKSFLGAVALIVGTAVGPGMLGLPAATVKAGQLPATVAILFSWIYVVSSIILVAELSFAAMEENGAAEVSFTDLANKAFGSGFGTFVALIYASLSFALLVCCVSGIGSLISQWFPKLNPIVANALFPSVVGAVLSLLPFKAIDVANRFLCIVMLFSISALVTVGVFVGGTNILGSFAYASWAPSTVLPAIPIAVLTMGFHVTTPFICKIAGNTVNEARKAILVGGAIPLIMVLSWNLIVLGLARTGASSSITDPISLLLSVNPSALPAVQGFALSALATSLIGYAVSFPKQLIDTMELILNTTGNPIKAPSGEVGKVGLATFNGHSGKISYCGIKCYASEAARETASDSLQSIVMPIVLALPVLIASFFPSMFSRALNFAGTYANCFLFGILPPIMTFIFQSRRKLRLSILPGGDGTLLLLLGISVILAVWH; from the exons ATGCTTTTCTCAATACAGCTCAAACCTTGCTTGTTGAAATATTCTAGCTTTTGTCGTGGAAAAAACAGAGTGCTCATTAAATCTACAAAGGGAATATTCGATGAGGGTGCTGATCCATATTTTCCTTTATGTGTCAAATCTAGAAGGCAGAAAAGTTTAGCTATTTCGATCAGGTCAAAAACTAGCCTTGAGAGTGATAGTGATTTGGATGGTCATGCTAATCATCAACAATCTCATGAAGCACCTAAGGAGAAAAGCTTCTTGGGTGCTGTTGCTTTAATTGTTGGAACAGCTGTAGGGCCCGGTATGCTGGGATTACCTGCAGCGACTGTAAAAGCAGGTCAGTTGCCTGCAACTGTTGCCATACTCTTCTCATGGATTTATGTTGTTTCATCAATCATTCTTGTTGCGGAGCTTAGCTTTGCAGCAATGGAGGAAAATGGAGCAGCTGAAGTCAGCTTCACTGACCTAGCAAACAAGGCATTTGGAAGTGGTTTTGGCACTTTTGTTGCTTTAATCTATGCTTCGCTTAGTTTTGCTTTGTTGGTCTGCTGTGTCTCTGGCATCGGTTCGCTCATTTCTCAATGGTTTCCCAAGTTAAATCCAATCGTGGCCAATGCATTATTTCCATCCGTTGTTGGAGCCGTTCTAAGTTTGTTGCCTTTCAAGGCTATAGACGTGGCTAACAGGTTTCTCTGCATCGTTATGTTATTCTCAATTAGTGCACTAGTCACAGTTGGTGTGTTTGTTGGGGGGACCAACATATTAGGTTCCTTTGCATATGCCTCATGGGCACCTTCCACCGTTTTGCCTGCGATTCCTATTGCTGTACTTACAATGGGGTTTCATGTCACTACTCCTTTTATTTGCAAGATTGCTGGGAATACAGTCAATGAGGCTCGAAAAGCTATACTAGTTGGGGGtgctattccattaattatgGTTCTGTCATGGAATTTGATTGTTCTAGGGCTTGCTAGAACCGGGGCTTCTTCCTCAATCACGGATCCAATCTCGCTCTTGCTCTCTGTTAACCCCTCTGCTTTGCCTGCAGTTCAAGGTTTCGCTCTCTCAGCCCTCGCAACTAGCCTCATAGGCTATGCTGTAAGTTTCCCCAAACAACTCATTGACACCATGGAGTTGATACTTAATACTACTGGCAATCCAATAAAGGCCCCTTCGGGTGAAGTTGGGAAAGTGGGCTTAGCCACCTTTAATGGACATTCGGGGAAGATTTCGTATTGTGGAATCAAATGCTATGCTTCAGAGGCTGCACGGGAGACTGCTTCGGACTCGCTGCAAAGCATAGTGATGCCAATTGTACTCGCGTTGCCAGTCCTTATCGCATCTTTCTTTCCCTCAATGTTCTCTAGGGCTCTAAATTTTGCCGGAACTTATGCAAACTGCTTTCTATTTGGCATCCTTCCCCCCATTATGACTTTCATCTTTCAGTCCAGGAGAAAACTAAG GCTATCAATCCTACCAGGCGGAGATGGTACACTGCTTCTTCTCTTGGGCATTTCTGTTATACTAGCAGTTTGGCACTAG